A DNA window from Aminipila luticellarii contains the following coding sequences:
- a CDS encoding glycosyl hydrolase family 18 protein → MVISLKNKIVALVLAVILSFSVPVLGFAGEKETGRDFKIIGYYSGDLFNEPVEKLQTDKLTHIMYAFLIPNEDGTVKPLNKPAQLAEVVSKAHGDGCKVYIALGGWSYEGVPLAATFEKVAADNTLRSKLTDSVVQFTLDNNLDGVEIDWEHPNAGTIGSYEKLVVELSKALKAKGKSLTAAVNGAWSTTAGPEVSKLMTDTCLNAFEFINVMGYDMNNEEHSPLWFGNTSINYWLNRGVPADHIVLGMPLYARPSWMQYRSLVEQDEANAYKDYAATSPNVSYYNGLSTLREKTSIALKKAGGVMFFDVNEDVDWRDAKLGKYSAVSEVYRTVKSAQGFSRAEMQNYVTVVLDNQVMDFSKAVGLGTPFLDENHRTMVPMRKLLETIGAEIIWDNAARSVTAVKTFPATNEYPAGKNVTVKAAIGDNFITVNGNRVNLDTETVIKDGRTYLPARAVLEAFGYSLSWKDASSTVYIESK, encoded by the coding sequence ATGGTTATTTCTTTAAAAAACAAAATAGTAGCATTGGTTCTAGCAGTAATATTGTCTTTCAGCGTTCCGGTTCTGGGATTTGCCGGAGAAAAAGAGACGGGCAGAGATTTTAAAATAATTGGTTATTATTCGGGAGACCTGTTCAATGAGCCGGTGGAAAAGCTGCAAACAGACAAGCTGACGCATATCATGTATGCCTTTCTTATACCAAATGAAGACGGAACAGTGAAGCCGCTGAACAAACCGGCTCAGCTTGCGGAAGTGGTATCAAAAGCACATGGAGACGGTTGTAAAGTATATATTGCCTTGGGCGGATGGTCCTATGAAGGGGTGCCGCTGGCGGCTACTTTTGAAAAGGTGGCTGCGGATAATACACTGCGGTCAAAACTGACAGACAGTGTTGTTCAATTTACGCTGGACAATAATCTGGACGGTGTGGAAATAGATTGGGAACATCCCAATGCCGGCACCATCGGAAGCTATGAAAAGCTGGTAGTAGAATTATCAAAAGCATTAAAAGCTAAGGGAAAAAGTCTGACCGCAGCAGTCAATGGAGCCTGGTCTACTACGGCAGGCCCAGAAGTATCGAAGCTGATGACGGATACCTGTTTAAACGCTTTTGAATTCATTAATGTTATGGGATATGATATGAACAATGAGGAGCACAGCCCATTGTGGTTTGGAAATACTTCGATCAATTACTGGCTCAACAGAGGTGTCCCGGCAGATCATATCGTGTTGGGAATGCCTCTTTATGCAAGGCCCAGCTGGATGCAGTACAGAAGTTTGGTTGAGCAGGACGAGGCAAATGCGTATAAAGATTATGCGGCTACGAGTCCGAATGTCTCTTATTACAATGGGCTTTCGACCTTACGGGAAAAAACCTCTATTGCATTGAAAAAGGCAGGGGGCGTCATGTTTTTTGATGTGAATGAAGATGTGGATTGGCGGGATGCTAAACTGGGAAAATACAGTGCAGTCTCTGAAGTCTATAGAACCGTAAAAAGTGCTCAGGGCTTTAGCAGGGCAGAAATGCAGAATTATGTGACCGTGGTCTTGGATAATCAGGTCATGGATTTCAGCAAAGCTGTGGGACTGGGGACGCCGTTTTTAGACGAAAACCATAGAACAATGGTCCCTATGAGAAAGCTGCTGGAAACTATAGGCGCCGAAATAATCTGGGATAATGCGGCACGATCGGTAACCGCAGTCAAAACCTTTCCTGCTACGAATGAGTATCCGGCAGGAAAAAATGTGACAGTAAAGGCTGCAATCGGTGACAATTTTATAACTGTTAACGGCAATCGTGTCAATCTGGACACAGAGACTGTGATCAAGGATGGCAGGACGTATTTGCCGGCAAGAGCGGTACTGGAAGCCTTCGGTTACAGTTTGTCGTGGAAGGATGCAAGCAGTACGGTTTATATAGAATCTAAATAA
- a CDS encoding SanA/YdcF family protein, whose translation MNSTLRNNRKFWLTGIFVLVVLTALPLIINQYMIKTAGTAIIAEMKEDREVSFVKEQQSAFSGLKAECILVLGAGLKPDGTPNHMLEDRLETAFALYKSGAAPKLLLSGDHGRNEYDEVNAMKGYMLERGVPKEDIFLDLAGFSTYDSMYRAKAVFQVNSVIVVTQRYHQYRALYLAEKLGYKAYGVCSDQEVYMGQTIRNIREILARNKDFFKVMIKPAPSYLGDIIPISGSGLESWE comes from the coding sequence ATGAACAGTACGCTTAGAAACAACAGAAAATTTTGGTTAACGGGTATTTTTGTTTTAGTGGTCCTGACAGCCCTTCCCTTGATAATCAATCAATACATGATAAAAACTGCGGGAACGGCTATTATTGCAGAAATGAAAGAGGATAGAGAGGTCAGCTTTGTGAAGGAGCAGCAATCTGCATTTTCAGGCTTGAAAGCGGAATGTATTCTGGTTCTGGGTGCGGGATTGAAGCCGGACGGAACTCCGAATCATATGCTGGAGGACAGGCTGGAAACGGCATTCGCTTTATATAAGTCGGGTGCCGCTCCTAAGCTGCTCCTGTCCGGGGATCACGGCAGGAATGAATATGATGAGGTAAACGCCATGAAGGGGTATATGCTGGAGCGTGGTGTGCCAAAGGAGGATATCTTTTTAGATCTTGCGGGGTTTTCTACCTATGATTCCATGTATAGAGCAAAAGCTGTTTTTCAGGTAAATTCTGTAATCGTAGTCACTCAGAGATACCATCAGTACAGAGCTTTATATCTGGCTGAAAAGCTGGGATACAAGGCCTACGGCGTCTGTTCAGATCAAGAGGTCTACATGGGTCAGACCATAAGAAATATTCGGGAGATTCTCGCTCGAAACAAAGACTTTTTTAAAGTGATGATAAAGCCGGCGCCATCTTATTTGGGAGATATTATCCCCATCAGCGGCAGCGGATTAGAAAGCTGGGAGTAG
- a CDS encoding LysR family transcriptional regulator, with protein sequence MGYTKYKAFLKVVELSSFTKAGKCLGYTQSAISQMINSLEEELHTTLLSRNKSGIKITNEGMELLPFIKDVCDSYDTLQERAISMNNIDKGIIKIGLIHSVAYTWLSDVMAEFKLKYPNVQYEWVTGSSKEIQAMVKNQNIDFGFSYCPVNSELIGVKLAKESLCLLTAKNTPVPPKMSLDELAAADFIWFQGNEEFNLLEEIAAKKGIRLKKGLEAPDLLSSVSMAERNLGLAVSSQALAEKFKDNLTIIQPDFDIKTEIAVVLNDLNRISRTGKCFLDLLVEKYCE encoded by the coding sequence ATGGGTTATACAAAATATAAAGCTTTCCTGAAGGTCGTGGAACTTTCCAGCTTTACAAAGGCAGGAAAATGTCTGGGATATACCCAGTCTGCCATAAGCCAGATGATAAACAGCCTGGAAGAAGAACTGCATACCACGCTTTTGTCCAGAAATAAATCGGGGATTAAAATAACAAATGAGGGAATGGAGCTGCTGCCCTTTATAAAAGATGTATGCGACAGCTATGATACTTTACAGGAAAGAGCCATATCCATGAACAACATCGATAAGGGAATCATAAAGATCGGACTGATTCATTCTGTTGCATACACTTGGCTCTCTGATGTCATGGCGGAATTTAAATTGAAATATCCGAATGTACAGTATGAATGGGTGACCGGAAGCAGTAAGGAAATTCAAGCTATGGTTAAAAATCAGAATATTGATTTTGGGTTTTCTTATTGTCCGGTGAATTCGGAATTGATTGGAGTCAAACTGGCAAAGGAAAGCCTTTGCCTGCTCACAGCTAAAAATACTCCTGTTCCTCCCAAAATGTCTCTTGATGAATTGGCAGCGGCTGATTTTATCTGGTTCCAAGGAAATGAAGAATTTAATCTGCTGGAAGAAATAGCCGCAAAAAAAGGAATACGCCTGAAAAAAGGCCTGGAAGCTCCGGATCTGTTATCCTCGGTCTCCATGGCAGAAAGAAATTTAGGTCTGGCCGTTTCGAGTCAGGCACTGGCAGAAAAGTTCAAGGACAATTTAACAATTATCCAGCCAGATTTTGATATAAAAACTGAAATAGCAGTTGTTCTCAATGATCTGAACCGGATTTCGAGGACAGGAAAGTGCTTTTTAGATTTATTGGTAGAAAAATACTGCGAGTGA
- a CDS encoding glycosyl hydrolase family 18 protein, with protein MIRFLKKVTSIALMCFLITGMAIPAIPVFADTTYSDVPADSWAVQSIADAGRYGLMKGQAEGSFGYGKTVTKAEFATILCNMMKWQAVNPAQPSFTDVMQDKWYYSYIETALANSAIDKADSFLPDTPITREEMAVMFVKALGLSDAVKVAETSAAQFTDVTTDKGYIGVAYDIGMINGISQNAFAPASTAKREEAAAMLSRVYAKYYGKTDFLHGFYAISSYSQKDLTNRMDAVTFGWSTMTNDAKGVWLNTGSENANEFKIPSGYEDIISYVESNKTKAHLGVYMDTSDGVKDLLLSADKRMTAVDAIMAELDKTYEAVGKNPYSGVTIDFEGLKGSDVKQGFNAFLTELSARLKAENKTLYVTVQPALSNGTYFDGFDYKTIGELADKVILMAHDYNPTSLEGYTGTEWYKNTALTPIGSVYYSLKAITDSNTGVADKNKIVLAVSFATVGWELSDDGKLISASPLHANTDAVYKWMTAAGTEKGFSAVYRNPYLKYTTPEGKNVFLWYENEQSVFEKAALARMFGINGVSFWRLGLIPDYSGYSVMNSLE; from the coding sequence ATGATACGTTTTTTAAAAAAAGTTACGAGTATTGCTTTGATGTGCTTTCTGATAACGGGGATGGCTATTCCTGCAATACCAGTATTTGCGGATACTACATACAGCGATGTGCCGGCAGACAGCTGGGCCGTTCAATCCATAGCAGATGCGGGAAGATATGGATTGATGAAAGGACAGGCAGAAGGCAGCTTCGGCTATGGAAAGACTGTTACAAAGGCAGAATTTGCAACGATTTTGTGCAATATGATGAAGTGGCAGGCCGTAAATCCGGCACAGCCGTCTTTTACGGATGTCATGCAGGATAAATGGTATTATTCCTATATTGAGACTGCATTGGCGAACAGTGCTATAGATAAGGCAGACAGCTTTTTACCGGACACACCGATCACGAGAGAGGAAATGGCTGTCATGTTTGTAAAGGCTCTGGGCCTTTCGGATGCTGTAAAAGTGGCTGAAACCTCAGCAGCGCAGTTTACGGATGTCACTACTGATAAAGGATATATCGGTGTGGCTTATGATATAGGAATGATCAATGGAATATCCCAGAATGCCTTTGCACCGGCCAGCACGGCCAAGCGTGAAGAGGCAGCGGCTATGCTGTCGAGAGTTTATGCCAAATATTATGGAAAGACTGATTTCCTGCACGGGTTTTACGCCATTTCTTCCTATTCTCAGAAAGATTTGACGAACCGGATGGACGCGGTCACTTTTGGCTGGAGCACAATGACAAATGATGCCAAAGGTGTCTGGTTGAATACGGGAAGTGAAAATGCCAATGAGTTCAAGATTCCGTCGGGATATGAAGATATCATTTCTTACGTTGAAAGCAATAAAACAAAAGCCCATCTGGGCGTATACATGGATACGTCGGATGGAGTAAAGGATCTGCTTCTGAGCGCAGATAAGCGTATGACCGCAGTGGATGCGATCATGGCGGAGCTGGACAAGACCTATGAAGCTGTCGGGAAAAATCCTTACAGCGGCGTAACCATAGATTTTGAAGGATTGAAAGGCTCGGATGTAAAACAGGGGTTCAATGCGTTCTTAACAGAGCTTTCCGCAAGGCTTAAGGCTGAGAATAAGACACTTTACGTTACAGTACAGCCGGCACTTTCCAATGGTACATATTTTGACGGATTTGATTATAAAACGATCGGAGAACTGGCAGATAAAGTCATTCTGATGGCTCATGATTACAACCCAACCTCCTTGGAGGGCTATACGGGAACAGAATGGTATAAGAACACGGCTCTTACGCCTATAGGAAGCGTATATTATTCTTTGAAAGCTATCACAGACAGCAATACAGGTGTAGCAGATAAAAATAAGATCGTGCTTGCGGTCAGCTTCGCAACGGTGGGATGGGAGTTGTCAGATGACGGAAAATTGATTTCTGCTTCGCCTCTTCATGCAAACACGGACGCTGTATATAAATGGATGACTGCTGCCGGAACAGAAAAAGGCTTTTCAGCTGTTTATAGAAATCCGTATTTAAAATACACGACGCCTGAAGGTAAAAATGTATTCTTATGGTATGAAAATGAGCAGAGCGTATTTGAAAAGGCTGCTCTAGCCAGAATGTTCGGAATCAATGGCGTCTCCTTTTGGAGATTGGGGCTGATTCCAGATTACAGCGGATACAGTGTGATGAACAGCTTGGAGTAA
- a CDS encoding FtsW/RodA/SpoVE family cell cycle protein: MSPFNEKPAFEGAGQYVKKVCEQVRWGKAHRVISEELLNHMEDQKAAFLQKGQQEEEAEKNAVLEMGDAVTVGQQLDRTHRPRPDWGTLLIVGVCIVVSIVLRYFLSLNAGGGSQPAVGYFYPYLAALPLGIAVMIGIYFMDYSIVGKYPKSLYGIVLACCLLGYGFSPQINYVHIHVFYYALILTCLYGGIVYSQRGKSYSGVVFCGAVGVISCLVFGLRVSVTWMFALNGAVLLTAAIKRDWFRVQKKYALALVWVPVAFIIMMPFLLYFRRFKYMFITEGAEYGQSYVLNMVREILSNAKLFGQGKLPSYMFQSNMGLEEGNIIESLLPSWKSDYSLTYMIYKLGWVAAVIVLILVVFLMVRLFKIVNKQSSQLGYMISLGVTITVIWQSVIFLLNNLGICNWSSCPLPFISPGNSSFVVNMGLMGLILSAYRNNSIFRDRKFSMKSAAGSFGEDPEQHCVNLWKWQLTIRKL, from the coding sequence ATGTCACCGTTTAATGAGAAACCTGCTTTTGAAGGAGCTGGACAGTACGTTAAAAAGGTCTGTGAACAGGTTCGGTGGGGAAAGGCGCATCGAGTGATTTCTGAGGAGCTGTTAAATCATATGGAAGACCAGAAAGCAGCTTTTCTGCAAAAGGGACAGCAGGAAGAAGAGGCCGAAAAAAATGCTGTACTGGAAATGGGAGATGCAGTTACTGTGGGGCAGCAGCTTGACAGAACTCACCGCCCCAGACCCGATTGGGGGACTCTCTTGATTGTAGGCGTGTGTATAGTAGTAAGCATTGTACTGCGGTATTTCCTTTCTTTAAACGCGGGGGGCGGCTCACAACCGGCAGTGGGATATTTTTATCCTTATCTGGCGGCTCTCCCATTGGGAATTGCGGTCATGATTGGCATATATTTTATGGACTACAGCATTGTAGGTAAATATCCCAAGAGCCTTTACGGAATTGTTCTGGCGTGTTGTCTGCTGGGATATGGTTTTTCACCTCAGATCAATTACGTACATATCCATGTATTTTACTACGCCTTGATTTTGACGTGCCTTTACGGGGGAATCGTGTACAGTCAACGGGGAAAGAGCTATTCTGGCGTGGTATTCTGCGGAGCGGTAGGCGTAATCAGTTGTCTTGTATTTGGATTAAGGGTATCTGTTACTTGGATGTTCGCCTTGAATGGAGCTGTTCTTCTGACCGCTGCCATAAAAAGAGACTGGTTTAGGGTACAAAAGAAATATGCTTTGGCTTTGGTTTGGGTTCCCGTAGCTTTTATTATCATGATGCCGTTTCTTCTGTATTTCAGAAGATTTAAGTATATGTTTATCACAGAGGGAGCGGAATATGGGCAGAGCTATGTCCTGAATATGGTGAGAGAGATTCTGTCCAATGCGAAGCTATTTGGACAGGGAAAGCTGCCCTCCTATATGTTTCAGAGCAATATGGGCCTTGAAGAGGGGAACATCATAGAAAGCCTGCTGCCATCTTGGAAGAGCGACTATAGTTTGACTTATATGATTTATAAATTGGGCTGGGTTGCGGCAGTAATCGTTCTTATTCTGGTAGTGTTCTTAATGGTCCGATTGTTTAAGATCGTCAATAAACAGAGCAGCCAGCTGGGATATATGATCTCTCTGGGCGTGACTATAACCGTCATATGGCAAAGTGTGATCTTTTTACTGAATAATTTAGGTATCTGCAATTGGTCTTCCTGTCCCCTTCCGTTTATTTCTCCGGGAAACAGCAGTTTTGTTGTGAATATGGGGCTGATGGGACTGATTCTTTCCGCCTATAGAAACAATTCAATTTTCCGGGACAGAAAATTTTCCATGAAGTCGGCCGCAGGCTCTTTCGGTGAGGATCCGGAACAGCATTGTGTGAATTTGTGGAAATGGCAGCTGACTATAAGAAAGCTGTAA
- a CDS encoding ATP-dependent nuclease: MMKFEAIAIRNFKSVRELHIEKMENASILIGKNSTGKTVILDAILAVCQMYEIRLQHFNKQENNIEIDVKLSIEEEDLHLLHKRGKVNQYKRWELWLADFNNKFPSFKDGCLTFSFIANKQGTYRYFDGFRKDNKYIPQILPKLYYIDHTRKLEEIQADILMTRSHEAALSELRANKCIFDSTKNCNECFQCIGIIEKKQPAQLSVFETEKLLEYKLMNLNVDNFMERLNYYFHKNSGLPYSLFYQFNFDVDTLFKMNVMMYQKQSDEIEWVQNMSEGMKSIYIFSLLQAYLETEEKLPCIILIEDPEMFLHPQLQKVASEILYKLSLKNQVIFSTYSPNMIFNFNTRQIKQVKLDKEGYTVLREQNDISRILDDLGYSANDLMNVSFVFIVEGKQDRNRLPLLLNKYYSEVYDEAGRLHRISIITTNSCTNIKTYANLKYINQLYLKDQFIMIRDGDGKDKKELQEQLCNYYKLRGAEETGNLPKVLPRNVLVLKYYSFENYFLDPAVMTQIGVLSNEEEFYDILFEKYQEYLYRLTSFKNLYEKTGLVIKSKQDIKEHMEFIKIYGRGHNLFDIFYGRYKEEKENEILKKYIDAAPRENFQDILDAIDRFIYFSNRKL, from the coding sequence ATGATGAAATTTGAAGCGATTGCTATCCGAAACTTTAAATCGGTCAGGGAACTGCATATTGAGAAAATGGAAAATGCCAGTATTCTGATCGGCAAGAACAGTACCGGAAAAACTGTGATTTTGGATGCTATTTTGGCTGTCTGTCAGATGTATGAAATCCGTTTGCAGCATTTTAATAAACAGGAAAATAATATCGAGATTGATGTGAAGCTTTCCATTGAAGAAGAAGATCTGCATTTGCTTCATAAGCGGGGGAAGGTAAACCAATACAAGAGATGGGAACTTTGGCTGGCAGATTTTAATAATAAATTTCCATCCTTTAAGGATGGTTGCCTGACCTTTTCTTTTATTGCGAATAAACAGGGAACCTATAGGTATTTTGATGGGTTTAGGAAGGATAATAAATATATACCGCAAATTTTGCCTAAATTATACTATATTGATCATACCAGAAAGCTTGAAGAAATTCAGGCGGACATTTTAATGACCCGAAGTCATGAAGCAGCCTTAAGCGAGCTGCGGGCCAATAAGTGTATTTTTGACAGTACAAAAAATTGCAATGAGTGTTTTCAGTGCATTGGAATTATTGAAAAAAAGCAGCCGGCTCAGTTGAGCGTATTTGAAACCGAGAAGCTTTTAGAGTATAAACTGATGAATCTGAATGTAGATAATTTTATGGAACGGTTAAATTACTATTTTCATAAAAACAGCGGGCTGCCGTATTCACTGTTTTATCAATTTAACTTTGATGTAGATACTCTGTTTAAAATGAATGTCATGATGTATCAGAAGCAGAGCGATGAAATCGAGTGGGTTCAGAATATGAGCGAAGGCATGAAAAGCATTTATATCTTTTCATTGCTTCAAGCTTATTTGGAAACGGAAGAAAAGCTGCCCTGCATTATATTAATAGAGGATCCGGAAATGTTTTTGCATCCGCAGCTGCAAAAAGTGGCCAGTGAAATTTTATATAAGCTGTCTCTTAAAAATCAAGTTATTTTTTCTACCTATTCGCCTAATATGATTTTTAATTTTAATACGCGTCAAATAAAGCAGGTGAAGCTGGATAAAGAGGGATATACCGTTTTACGGGAGCAAAATGATATAAGCAGAATACTGGATGATCTGGGCTATAGCGCAAATGACCTGATGAATGTAAGCTTTGTATTTATAGTAGAAGGAAAACAGGATAGGAATCGGCTGCCCTTGCTGCTCAATAAGTATTATTCGGAGGTTTATGACGAGGCCGGAAGGCTGCACAGGATTTCTATTATTACAACGAACAGCTGCACGAATATCAAGACCTATGCAAATCTAAAGTATATCAATCAGTTGTATTTGAAGGATCAGTTTATCATGATACGAGACGGAGACGGCAAAGATAAAAAAGAACTTCAGGAGCAGCTTTGCAACTATTATAAATTGAGGGGAGCAGAAGAAACCGGAAATTTGCCTAAGGTTTTACCAAGAAATGTACTGGTGCTAAAATATTATTCTTTTGAAAATTATTTTTTGGATCCGGCTGTGATGACTCAGATCGGAGTTCTGTCCAATGAAGAGGAGTTCTATGATATTCTCTTTGAAAAGTATCAGGAATATTTGTATCGGCTCACAAGCTTTAAAAATCTGTATGAAAAGACCGGTTTGGTCATTAAAAGCAAGCAGGATATAAAGGAGCATATGGAATTCATAAAGATTTACGGAAGAGGTCATAATCTATTTGATATTTTTTATGGCAGATATAAAGAGGAAAAGGAAAATGAGATTTTAAAGAAATATATTGACGCCGCACCGAGAGAAAATTTTCAGGACATCTTGGATGCTATCGACCGCTTTATATATTTCAGCAATAGAAAGTTATAA
- a CDS encoding lysine exporter LysO family protein — protein sequence MTLMPFICLAAGLLVSIRPLPEKVLKGVDWIINIALIVLMITIGMNIGINDSVMLNLPVIGLNCVVISLSAIIGSVLLVVLVEKTLLPLSALQEKLHEEKMDVSQEMDISQEEEKKTSPLVWIMPVGIIAGAVIGYAFLPQSFSTYLNYSLYGSLICLYTGVGISLGTNRKVFEYIKVLGFKVIYIAVAIFAGSLTGGMLAGILLGLPLHVSMISAGGMSYYSITGAYMTQVYGIETGTYGFMVNVMREFFTVIFLPLLIKISKGSPIAGGAAGNMDTMLVPVTKFVGPELGLVALITGVILTFFVPFELPILSSLLNLFV from the coding sequence ATGACGTTAATGCCATTTATTTGCTTGGCAGCAGGACTACTGGTCAGCATCAGGCCGCTGCCTGAAAAAGTATTGAAGGGGGTGGATTGGATCATCAATATTGCACTAATCGTATTGATGATTACAATCGGCATGAATATAGGAATCAACGATTCCGTCATGCTGAATCTGCCCGTTATCGGATTAAATTGTGTCGTGATATCTTTAAGTGCCATTATAGGCAGTGTTTTACTGGTAGTACTGGTAGAAAAAACACTGCTGCCCCTTTCCGCCTTGCAGGAAAAGCTGCACGAAGAAAAGATGGATGTAAGTCAGGAAATGGATATAAGTCAGGAGGAAGAAAAGAAAACCTCTCCGTTGGTTTGGATCATGCCCGTGGGCATCATAGCCGGTGCTGTTATAGGATATGCTTTTTTACCGCAAAGCTTTTCAACCTATCTGAACTATAGCTTGTACGGCTCCCTGATCTGTCTTTACACCGGAGTAGGAATCAGCCTTGGAACAAACAGAAAAGTCTTTGAATATATAAAAGTTCTTGGATTTAAGGTGATTTACATAGCCGTGGCCATATTTGCAGGAAGCTTAACAGGCGGAATGCTGGCAGGCATTCTGTTGGGATTGCCGCTGCATGTCAGCATGATTTCCGCAGGCGGAATGAGTTATTACAGCATAACAGGAGCCTATATGACGCAGGTCTATGGGATAGAGACAGGAACCTATGGATTTATGGTCAATGTAATGCGGGAATTTTTTACGGTGATATTTCTTCCGCTTTTGATTAAGATAAGCAAGGGAAGTCCCATTGCGGGGGGAGCTGCGGGAAATATGGATACCATGCTGGTGCCGGTAACCAAATTTGTAGGACCGGAGCTGGGGCTGGTGGCCTTGATAACCGGTGTCATACTGACTTTTTTCGTTCCTTTTGAACTGCCCATTTTATCGAGTCTATTGAATTTGTTCGTATGA
- a CDS encoding NAD(P)H-hydrate epimerase, whose product MVKYNQTKEASSSKYYDTVTCAEMKKIEQQANESGLTYYKMMENAGKSAVQVILDKSRKMLKWEASSSMGDIVIFCGKGNNGGDGYVVARELATKGMNVTVVMADGNPKTEDSIKNANIVLRRGIPVIDARAYFHDVPEIVEAADVIVDAVYGTGFHGELPETVRSCSKMINETCHSASNIKKLVFALDIPTGLNGDMGEPDKDTVIADYTIAFHRTKPVHSLAEAIPFCGEIVAVGIGID is encoded by the coding sequence ATGGTGAAATATAATCAAACGAAAGAAGCTTCATCCAGTAAGTATTACGATACAGTTACTTGTGCCGAAATGAAGAAAATTGAACAGCAGGCCAATGAATCCGGTCTGACTTATTATAAAATGATGGAAAATGCGGGAAAATCAGCCGTTCAGGTCATCTTGGATAAATCCCGCAAAATGCTGAAATGGGAAGCTTCCAGTTCTATGGGAGATATTGTGATATTCTGCGGCAAGGGGAATAATGGCGGGGACGGATACGTAGTGGCAAGAGAATTGGCAACTAAAGGAATGAATGTAACGGTTGTCATGGCAGACGGCAATCCTAAGACAGAGGATTCCATAAAGAATGCCAATATCGTTCTCAGGAGAGGAATACCTGTTATAGATGCCAGGGCATATTTTCATGATGTTCCTGAAATCGTGGAAGCGGCAGACGTCATAGTAGATGCTGTTTACGGAACAGGATTTCATGGAGAACTGCCGGAGACTGTAAGATCCTGCTCAAAAATGATCAATGAAACATGCCACAGTGCATCCAATATAAAAAAGCTGGTCTTTGCGCTGGATATACCTACTGGGCTGAACGGAGATATGGGAGAACCGGATAAAGACACGGTGATCGCCGACTATACAATTGCTTTTCACCGAACGAAACCGGTCCACAGTTTAGCGGAAGCCATTCCTTTCTGTGGTGAAATAGTGGCAGTTGGAATCGGTATTGATTAA
- a CDS encoding DNA-deoxyinosine glycosylase: MAEYEKIKQPFEPVYDKDSRILILGSLPSVKSRENGFYYGHPQNRFWKVIADIYGSTAPVNIEEKKELLHQCKIALWDVIESCEIKGSSDSSIRDVKTADLRMILNQCPIEELFANGKTAEKLYNKFSRTETGRQIIALPSTSPANAAYSLEKLIRRWSVIREPAEGK, encoded by the coding sequence ATGGCAGAATATGAAAAAATAAAACAGCCCTTTGAACCGGTTTATGATAAGGATTCCAGAATATTGATTTTGGGAAGTCTGCCTTCTGTCAAATCCAGGGAGAACGGGTTTTATTATGGGCATCCCCAAAACAGATTTTGGAAGGTTATTGCAGATATTTACGGGTCAACTGCTCCGGTAAATATCGAAGAGAAAAAAGAACTGCTGCATCAATGCAAAATCGCCTTATGGGATGTCATTGAGAGCTGCGAAATAAAGGGATCCAGTGACAGCAGCATTCGAGATGTGAAGACAGCAGACTTGCGCATGATTTTAAATCAATGCCCGATTGAGGAATTATTTGCAAATGGGAAAACGGCCGAAAAACTGTACAATAAATTCAGCAGGACCGAAACTGGACGCCAGATCATCGCTCTGCCTTCTACAAGTCCCGCCAATGCCGCCTATTCTTTAGAGAAGTTGATCCGTCGATGGTCTGTTATAAGAGAGCCGGCAGAAGGAAAATAG
- a CDS encoding PadR family transcriptional regulator — protein MKVDKSLTSGSTTMLILKLLENQDMYGYQMIEELENKSNNVFTLKAGTLYPILHSLEQQGMITAYESLSEEGRIRKYYKITEKGRRLFLEKKEEWRTYAKAVKDVLGGVSYVTV, from the coding sequence ATGAAGGTAGATAAAAGCCTGACCAGTGGAAGTACCACCATGCTCATTCTAAAGCTTCTGGAAAATCAAGATATGTACGGGTATCAGATGATAGAGGAGCTGGAGAACAAGTCCAATAATGTGTTTACATTAAAAGCCGGGACTTTATATCCAATTTTACATTCGTTGGAGCAGCAGGGAATGATTACCGCCTATGAAAGCCTGTCTGAAGAAGGGCGGATCAGAAAGTATTATAAAATCACGGAAAAAGGGCGGAGACTTTTTTTGGAGAAGAAAGAGGAATGGAGAACTTATGCTAAAGCTGTAAAGGATGTGCTGGGAGGTGTTTCTTATGTCACCGTTTAA